In one Camelus ferus isolate YT-003-E chromosome 14, BCGSAC_Cfer_1.0, whole genome shotgun sequence genomic region, the following are encoded:
- the SPRY2 gene encoding LOW QUALITY PROTEIN: protein sprouty homolog 2 (The sequence of the model RefSeq protein was modified relative to this genomic sequence to represent the inferred CDS: inserted 1 base in 1 codon), with amino-acid sequence MEARAQSGSGSQPLLQAPRDGGRQRGEPDPRDALTQQVHVLSLDQIRAIRNTNEYTEGPTVVPRPGLKPAPRPSAQHKHERLHGLPEHRQPPRLQPSQALASARAPLSRSISTVSSGSRSSTRTSTSSSSSEQRLLGSSFSSGPVADGIIRVQPKSELKPGELKPLSKEDLGLHAYRCEDCGKCKCKECTYPRPLPSDWICDKQCLCSAQNVIDWDLCVLVKGLFYHCSNDDEDNCADNPCSCSQSHCCTRWSAMGVMSLFLPCLWCYLXAKGCLKLCQGCYDRVNRPGCRCKNSNTVCCKVPTVPPRNFEKPT; translated from the exons ATGGAGGCCAGAGCTCAGAGTGGCAGCGGGTCGCAGCCCTTGCTGCAGGCACCCCGTGACGGTGGCAGGCAGCGTGGGGAGCCCGACCCCAGAGACGCCCTCACCCAGCAGGTACATGTGTTGTCTCTGGACCAGATCAGAGCCATCCGAAACACCAATGAGTACACAGAGGGCCCGACCGTGGTCCCCAGACCTGGGCTCAAGCCTGCTCCTCGCCCCTCCGCTCAGCACAAACATGAGAGACTCCACGGTCTGCCCGAGCACCGCCAgcctcccaggctccagccctCGCAGGCCCTTGCTTCTGCGCGGGCCCCGCTGTCCAGGTCCATCAGCACGGTCAGCTCGGGGTCTCGGAGCAGTACCAGGACAAGCACCAGCAGCAGTTCCTCTGAACAGAGGCTGTTAGGCTCATCCTTCTCCTCCGGGCCTGTTGCTGACGGGATAATCCGGGTGCAGCCCAAATCAGAGCTCAAGCCAGGTGAGCTTAAGCCGCTGAGCAAGGAAGATTTGGGGCTGCACGCCTACAGGTGTGAGGACTGCGGCAAGTGCAAGTGTAAGGAGTGCACGTACCCGAGGCCTCTGCCGTCAGACTGGATCTGCGACAAGCAGTGCCTCTGCTCGGCCCAGAATGTGATTGACTGGGACCTGTGTGTGCTTGTGAAAGGTCTCTTCTATCACTGTTCTAACGATGACGAGGACAACTGTGCTGACAACCCGTGTTCCTGTAGCCAGTCTCACTGTTGTACACGTTGGTCGGCCATGGGGGTCATGTCCCTCTTTTTGCCTTGTTTATGGTGTTACC CAGCCAAGGGTTGCCTTAAATTGTGCCAGGGGTGTTATGACCGGGTGAACAGGCCTGGATGCCGCTGTAAAAATTCAAACACAGTTTGCTGCAAAGTTCCCACTGTCCCACCCAGGAACTTTGAAAAACCGACATAG